TCAGCTGATCGAGAAGTTCGAGGCGGCCAATCCGGATATCACCGTCAAGCAGGTCAACTTTCCCTATGCGGACTACCAGACCCGCATCGTCGCCGCCAACATGGCCGGCAAGGGCCCGGACGTGATGCAGCTCTTCTATGGCTGGCTGGACAAGTTCGTCGCCGGCGGGCTTCTGCAGCCGCTGCCGCAGGATGCGTTCCCGCATGACCAGATCGAGAGCGCGTTCTTCCCGATCGTGACCGCGATGAAGCGCGACGGCGAATATTACGGCCTGCCGACGGCCGTGCGCTCGCTGGCGCTGTTCTACAACAAGAAGCTTTTCGAGGAGAACGGCCTCGACCCGGAAAACCCGCCGCAGACGCTGGATGAACTGGTGGCCGCCGGCAAGGCGATCGCCAAGTTCGACGATGCCGGAAACATGGTGACCGAGGGCATGACCCTCGACATGGCCGGCCAGGATCACCAGTGGTGGCGCGAAGTGCTGGTGCGCCAGTTCGGCGGCGTGCCCTATGAGGACGACTACCGCAAGGTGACCTATGACAGCCCGGAAGGCACCGAGGCGCTGGAATTCTACACCGGCCTGCAGATGAACGAGAAAATCGGCCAGTCCGGCTTCATGGACGAAGGCCAGGCCGCCTTCCGCGCCGGCAAGGCGGGCATGACCATCGACGGCACCTTCCGTCTCGGCTCCTTCAGCCAGATCGAGGATTTCGACTGGGCCGTGACCGAGCTGCCGGCCAATGCCGACGGCATGCGCTCCAACTATTCGAGCTATTTTGCAAACGGCATCGGCGCCAAGGTCGAAGGCGAGGAGCTCGAGGCTGCGGAAAAATTCCTGACCTATCTGACATCGCCGGAAGCCATGGGCATCTGGCTCGATGTGGTCGGCGAACTGCCGGCGCGGCGCGCCGTGGCGCTGACGGACGAGAACACCTCGAACCCGATCTACGGCCCGTTCCTCAAGGGGCTCGACTACGCCCACACCACGCTGTTCGTGGATGAGGCCGCCCAGCGTCAGGTCGCCATCGACATGGTCAACCGCGTGATCCTGAACGGCCAGTCGCCTGCCGACAGCATCAAGGAAGCGGCCGAGGAAGAACAGGCCATCATCGACGACGCGATGTAAGCCGGATCGGGCCGATGTCTCTCCAGGCTGAAAACACCAAGGGGGCGGCCGCCGGCCGCCCCGAGGGCGGCGGCTTTGCCGACCGTTTTTCCATGCACACCAAGCGCCTTGTCTGGGTCTGGACCTTTCTGGCGCTGCCCGTGCTGTTTTACAGCGTCATCCGTTTCTACCCGACGCTCGACGCCTTCCGGCTGTCGCTGACGGACTGGAACCTGATGCGTCCGCCGAAATTCATCGGCTTTGAAAATTACGCCAAGCTTTTCACCGATCCGGATTTCTGGCAGGTGTTCAAGAACACCTTCGCCTATCTGATCTTCGGCACGCCGATCTCGCTGGTGCTGTCCTTCACCATCGCCTTCTTTCTCGATCGCGTGCGCTTCGGCCACGGCCTCATCCGCGCGCTCTATTTCATGCCGTTCCTGACGACGGCGGCGGCCATGGCCTGGGTCTGGCGCTGGTTCTATCAGCCGGCCCCGATCGGCGTCATCAACGACGTACTTGCCGCTCTCGGCCTGCCGCAGCAGCCCTTCCTGCGCTCAACCACCCAGGCGCTGCCCTCGATCATGGTGACGGCCATCTGGGCCGGTCTCGGCTTCCAGATCATCATCTTCATGGCGGGGCTCCGCGCCATTCCGACGACCTTTTACGAGGCTGCCCGCATCGACGGTCTCGGCGAATGGGCGATCCTGCGCAAGATCACGCTGCCGCTCCTGAAGCCGACCACCGTGTTTCTGGTGGTGCTGTCCTCCATCGGATTCCTGAGGATTTTCGACCAGGTCTACAACATGACCACGAATGATCCGGGCGGGCCGCTTGGCACCACCAAGCCGCTTGTGCTGATGATCTACCAGTCGGCCTTTTCGTCCTACCAGATGGGCTACGCGGCGGCGCAGACCGTCGTTCTCTTCCTCATTCTCCTCGTCATTTCGCTGCTGCAGCTCTGGATCCTGAGGGACAAGTCATGACCGAACTTCGCCACGAGGACGCGGTCTCGCGTTACAAACCGAAGGTGCGGCCGGGCAGGGTGCTGATGTGGACGCTGCTGTTTATCGGCGGCCTCGTCATGATCACGCCGCTTCTCTTCATGTTCTCCACCTCGCTGAAGCCCGCGAGCCAGGTCTATGACCTGCGGCTGATCCCGCAGGACCCGACATTTTCGAACTATGTGAAGGTGCTGACGACCACAGGCTTCGGCCGCTGGTTCTTTAACTCGCTGCTGGTGGCCACCATCGTCACCTGCTCGAACGTGTTCTTCGACAGTCTTGTCGGCTACACGCTCGCCAAATTCCGCTTTCGCGGTCGCCGTTTCATCTTCCTGGCGATCCTCTCGACGTTGATGATCCCGACGGAAATGCTGGTGATCCCGTGGTATCTGATGTCGGCCAATTTCGGCTGGCTCGACAGCTACTGGGGCATCATGTTTCCCGGCA
This window of the Martelella lutilitoris genome carries:
- a CDS encoding extracellular solute-binding protein, encoding MRKALLLAGLMSGISMVSVNSANAVEIEYWQYIYETRVNAMDQLIEKFEAANPDITVKQVNFPYADYQTRIVAANMAGKGPDVMQLFYGWLDKFVAGGLLQPLPQDAFPHDQIESAFFPIVTAMKRDGEYYGLPTAVRSLALFYNKKLFEENGLDPENPPQTLDELVAAGKAIAKFDDAGNMVTEGMTLDMAGQDHQWWREVLVRQFGGVPYEDDYRKVTYDSPEGTEALEFYTGLQMNEKIGQSGFMDEGQAAFRAGKAGMTIDGTFRLGSFSQIEDFDWAVTELPANADGMRSNYSSYFANGIGAKVEGEELEAAEKFLTYLTSPEAMGIWLDVVGELPARRAVALTDENTSNPIYGPFLKGLDYAHTTLFVDEAAQRQVAIDMVNRVILNGQSPADSIKEAAEEEQAIIDDAM
- a CDS encoding carbohydrate ABC transporter permease, which encodes MSLQAENTKGAAAGRPEGGGFADRFSMHTKRLVWVWTFLALPVLFYSVIRFYPTLDAFRLSLTDWNLMRPPKFIGFENYAKLFTDPDFWQVFKNTFAYLIFGTPISLVLSFTIAFFLDRVRFGHGLIRALYFMPFLTTAAAMAWVWRWFYQPAPIGVINDVLAALGLPQQPFLRSTTQALPSIMVTAIWAGLGFQIIIFMAGLRAIPTTFYEAARIDGLGEWAILRKITLPLLKPTTVFLVVLSSIGFLRIFDQVYNMTTNDPGGPLGTTKPLVLMIYQSAFSSYQMGYAAAQTVVLFLILLVISLLQLWILRDKS
- a CDS encoding carbohydrate ABC transporter permease; protein product: MTELRHEDAVSRYKPKVRPGRVLMWTLLFIGGLVMITPLLFMFSTSLKPASQVYDLRLIPQDPTFSNYVKVLTTTGFGRWFFNSLLVATIVTCSNVFFDSLVGYTLAKFRFRGRRFIFLAILSTLMIPTEMLVIPWYLMSANFGWLDSYWGIMFPGMMTGFGTFLMRQFFEGVPDDFMEAARIDGMNEFVIWWKIAMPLVAPALSALAIFTFLGNWTAFFWPLIVTTSSELYTLPVGLSSFAVEAAIQWEMIMTGAALATIPTLLVFLIFQRYIVRGVMLAGVKG